The Drosophila innubila isolate TH190305 chromosome 2R unlocalized genomic scaffold, UK_Dinn_1.0 1_C_2R, whole genome shotgun sequence DNA window GTGTCGGCACGCACCAGATCCGGATGGAGCAGCAGCTTCTCAAGGTACTCCTTGTCCACGCACAGTTCTCCCAGTAATTTCCGTGCATTGCGACGCTCCAGATCCGCTTTCGTTGGCTTCTGTCTCACAGTCTGCGGTCGGTAACTATTGAGCACCTCGGACTTGGTTGTATTATCACCAGATTTACGTGGTTTGTTGCTCTTGGCGGTTGGTCCAGTTGTTCGCGTCTTTGTCCCAATGGTATTCTCAATGGCCTCCTGTGTCTTTTGCACACCCAGGCGAAACAAGGCGAGCTCAGGACGAGCCCGCAGTCCACGATGGAAGAACATAAGACTCTGCTCGAATTGACCAAGATAGTAGAGGGACTCAGCCTTCTGGTATATGGCTCGTATGTTGTTCTTATCCTCGGATAGTGCCGTCTCTGCATCCTGCAAAGCTTTGGAAGCTTCGCCCAGAAGCAAATAACACTTGCTGCGCGAGATTAGCGCATTGATGTCCGTGTTGTTCAACTCCAGAGCCTGTAAGTAAAAGTGAAactcaattaattaaagagGAAACATGaaagaaagtttaaaaaaaattgtaacacAACACCCGATTctaatcaaatttggtcagaaaaAGACAACACTAAATGCACAAGTGGAAATTATGCACATTTCATGATAGAAGTATAATAAGTCATATATGGATAGACAGTGAACCTTGCAAAAGAACTGTATGGCATTTTCAGGATTCGCGTTTTTGATCTCCTTCAGTCCGAGTGCTATAATGGAGCTGATGTCCGCCTCGTCGGGTATGAGTAGCGCCTCATTGCGATCCTGTTTCTGTTTGATCTGCAGACTCTGCTTGATGTCAAAGGTGCCCGCACTGACAGCCGCCGCTCGATCCTTGTCCGTGTAGAAGTCAACAAAGTTCTCCTTgggcttcttcttcttcatcatctGCTCCTCGATGCGCTTTCGTGCTGCCCGCAGCTCAGCTTCGATGCGATTGCCACGCTTGGAGCCGCCGACATCGATGTCATCGGGATGTTTGCTGGCCCGACGAGCTCCACGTTCTGTTGAGGATTTGCCACCAGCGCCATAGGAGTCGCGGCGCTCCCAAATGGGCGTCTTGTGGGAGAGACGACCGCGACCCCTTGACCTTTTGTTGGACTCGTCCAACGATTCCTCATCCGCATTGTTTCCCGTCCGTATGAAGCTCTGCAACAGCTCCTGTTCCTTATCAACGGCCAGAATATTGTTCAACACACTGCTGGACATTGTGATAACTTTGGATTAACTTTGAATCTCTGACAATTGAATATGAATGCGGCAATGAATCGAATGCCAATCGAAGTGAGTGTGAAAAATTCACACCTATGCTGACAGTTGCAAACAAACGGTAATTGATTTGCCATTAAGTCTGTTGCCAGGAGACTGTGAGGAACTCCAAATGGGTTAAGAATcgataacaaataacaatagcaCGTGGCAAGTGGCAGGTGGCACGGCTAAGCATTATCTGAGGGGGTTGAGGAGGCAAAACATTGCACTGACATTGAAATAGTTGCTGATATTTGACTTGCGGTATTCAAGGATAACACTTTGAAGTAATTTTTGTGAAAGATTCTAATGCGTTACATTTTTTCAGATGATAGAAACATCCCATAAAAGATATACATAAATCGATGGCAAATACCTATTAAGAACAGTCACACTCTTTAATTTCTGTCCGAACCCTTTTTATCTTATGCCAATCACTCCATTAATTGTCTTAGCTTATATTCATCTGTTTtccattattaaaaattaaataaaaaaatgtttaaaagttAGATATGTTTTGCAGAAGAAGCAGCCATTTTTGTAGaggttatttatatatgtttccgttttttataaattttttctagcattaaataaaagcgaaaTCAAAGAAAAAGCAACTATTTTTCTAGTAAGATGTTCTAAGATATTCGTCTTGAAACATACAAACAGAAATGTAAGCAATTTACTGTTGGTGGAACTTGTCTTAATATCCCATTTTCCTGCAAATTGGGGAAATTGTGTTACAACTGTAATATTTTGTCAAACCGCCTTCAAACCTTCCTTTATTCAACAGCTTTAGAGCATAACGTCCTTTTCAAACTGTGCGACGCTTTTAAGCTTTTCAAAAGTTTCACAAAGCGCACATGGCGCCATCTAGAGTTCATTTCACTTCATTTCGCGACGGTTGAGTTCgaatttcacatttaaattatttgcattagGTTTGAGttgctgcaattaaattttatttgtaaataaaaaactatatttacCTGATTATATCCGTTCAAGGCCTTGTAATATTCCCGAACTTTCATGTGATTATTAGACTGATCACATAGCAGTTTAATGTTCGTTTCAATTTCCTCTAGTGTATcaactttttgcttttttcgtggcatttttatttattattctaattttattttaatagttttactTCACAAATTAATAGTGATATTAGTAAATACGGtttgatataaattaaatatatgcttTTAACCCGAAAATATTATCTAACCGTGTGCTCAGCTCACTCGTCAATTGCCAACTGAGCCAAACTGAAAGTTTTTGCTCTTCCTTCATATTTCTGTTGGCTCTGAGCTTGGCCAAAATTTGGGGGCAGGGTAAAAGAAGTGACTTTGTGGCAAAAGTTTTGGTTGTTTCTAtcggttgttgtggttgttgtggcttTTGTAAGTTAGTTTGCATGTGCTGACAAGCCTCAATAAACTTcaataaacttgttttaatatcTCAACAATTTACTCCCGTAACTTGAAAGGCTCTGTGACAAAAAAAAGGGCTatctttttattaactttCAGCGTATTCGATtttatacatacacgtatCTCAGATAATTTGTGATCTTTTCAGTTAACTTAACTAACTGcttaattttaatctaatcATTCTAAATCAATGAATGTTTCATTAACCAGCTCTAATTCAAAGCCAAAAGTCACGCacaggttgttgttgttgtcgttgtttcagttgttgttgttgttgttgtcgttgtcgggGCGTGTTCTGTGTTTTTGGgagaaaattgtttaatggGTTTGTAAAAGCCAATTAAACACCGGCTGATAAGAGCATTTGCCAATTCATTCAATGCAATCAATAAATTGAGCCTTGAAATGGAAGTATAGTTTAGAGTAGAAATGGGAGTAGAAATGGAGGATATAGGAGCAGAGGTGGTCGTAGTTATGTGagccaaaatttttgtagaaatgaaattatatatggGGGGAAATAcaagaaaagaaattgaactaaaatgtACAGTACAAATGGGAGTAGAAGTGGGAACTTACAGTTGTAGTAGtagcaaaaatttaagtaaaaatagtATTGAATATAGTAGTCGAAATTGTAGCAGAAATTAAGGCCTTCATTAGGAGGAAACCTCATTTATTGTCTGGGAATGGCATTTGCTtgttaagaacatttattgcaaCATATTTATGAAACTATGCAAATTgctattaattttcttgtattgtttttagagtaaataaataagtttgatGTCTGTGGCCCCAGGCTGACTCTTAGGACCAGGACCTGGTCTATGGGGCCTCAGGCCTTAAGCCTCAGGCCTTGCGTGTTCCCCGCTCATTTGCTCATGGCAGCAACCTTCGCGGCGTGGcgaaacaattttgtttgccTGCCCTCATAAGCAATCGGCTTCAGTGTTTCCATACATGCCCTACACCCCATTCCCTTTCCACCATCCCTCCCACCCCGCTCTCGACCCAACCCTAAGACATTTTGTGGCCTATTGAAGTCTGTCTTGTGCCTTCCCCCAACTTTGACCTGACAGCTGCTTCTTGTTCCCTTTACGACGTTGCAGACATGATggaaaaattatgatatttgcATACGTTCAAGTTGAGAACTGTGTAAACTTTCCTCTGTCCCCCTCTCACCACTTACCACTCGAAGGGAGTTCCTCGTGGATTGAACACGAGAATATTAGTTCAAGCGTTGGTATGTGGGTtagactttaatatttatttgtatttacgaCATTTCCAATTCTGTTGACAAACTCGGGCGATTCTGAAGGGAGCTTGGCTCGATTCTAATCGCTTCAATTGCTTGATTGTTCTGGGAGGCAACTCGCTAGCATGCAATGATATTGCCCCAAACGATGGAGACCTGTTGCCAATAGGTGAACTTCTAACACACGTAATATATGCATAGGTTGTATAACTTCTACCCCAATCAATTGAGAACTTTGTAATTGTCTAAATACTAGATCCATAAATTATAATCCAAGTCGAGACTTCTTTCACCCTAAAGCTAGATTGGATGTTATGTTATTTATGATGTTTGatgttacttattttaattgttagtttaaaatttaaaattaatttttaaaattgaaacaaaaaaactcgacgttgaaaattttttaaatttgttttttcttatctGGGTCcccaaatttataaaaataaatgggttTGGTTCGTATAAAAGGGTCAAGGCTTTCGATTTTGTTTTCAGTGCTATTGTtgcaatatttgaaataaattaaaaattatgttactTTTCCCCTGGGAACAACAAACTCTtagaatacataaaataaattcattgttaattttttcacaaattattgcaaaaaaaaaaaaaaaaaaaataaaaaatttaaacccGATTCCAGATTGTGATACTGTTAAGTGAGGAGCAAATTGCTTATGAGGAGTAACGTGGTCGTGAATGTGACACAAGATGGCGCTGCGATAAATTATGTATCGAAACAGAAAACGATACCGATAACgttgttgaatttaaatttaagggaattcaaattgtaaaatgcaataactttggaataaatatttaaaatagttagcTTTTCAACTA harbors:
- the LOC117784937 gene encoding tetratricopeptide repeat protein 25 is translated as MPRKKQKVDTLEEIETNIKLLCDQSNNHMKVREYYKALNGYNQALELNNTDINALISRSKCYLLLGEASKALQDAETALSEDKNNIRAIYQKAESLYYLGQFEQSLMFFHRGLRARPELALFRLGVQKTQEAIENTIGTKTRTTGPTAKSNKPRKSGDNTTKSEVLNSYRPQTVRQKPTKADLERRNARKLLGELCVDKEYLEKLLLHPDLVRADTNTENISTLAKEAVCFLNKRQEFWRQQRPCTALPNHKNLPNDALPKWF